The DNA window ACCATGAGTGTGCATTAAACGAAACTCAAACACCGAAAGAAGGAAAGCTGCAACTTCCAACAACTTCTGCTGAACGAGTTCAATAACTTTAATGTCCTCGTCCAACTTCCTGCGTGGAGAAGAGGCCAGATAGTCTCCTCATCCATACTGACCTTGACTCTCCATCAATAAAGGCTGATCAATAGCTCATGAGGCAGTCGTGGCAGCGATCCACCCACTGAGCTGAATTTACAGGAATCAATATCTCTTTACCAACACGCATCTCCCCTGTGCAACGATCCATAACCTCTGCCGCAGCCGCTCTCCTTCCCGTCGTTCACTGAGGTGCAGAGGGTGAAAACGACACCGCCGCGGACACACCGCCACCAAGATGTGAACAGTAAGGTGACTTTGAGCAGTGTGACGCATGTCAAGCACGATAAAGAGTTTAGTTTAGCAAGTTTAGTCTATGATGACGTGTAAGGCTGGCGTGAAATCAGAATTTCCCAACTTCCCTTAAAATTGGGAGATGAACTTATGAACCAGTTTCCACAAAGCTTAAGATAACCGAATCGATCAGCCTTGGTAAAGGTATTCAACTGGATTGTGAAAAATTGACTTTGAcagatttaaactttaaaagatGAAACACTAGCCAGGAAAGCTCCCAGGACATTCTGGTGCTGTTCTAGAGGTACAAACACTCCTAAAACAGTCTGGATGGAACTTTGAGGAGGGGTGGGACAAGCTAGCCAAACATTGGCATGTTCATCCTGGAGTTGGCATGCGTTCTAATGAGCATGATTCTAGTTAAGTTTGTTTTGCTGATTAAATTACAGCCTTAGGTGTAACCCAAGGAGAAGGAGGCAGAGTGTGAGTAACCCCTAACAGTATGCATGAAGAAAATAGAACTATTACTTAAAAGGCCACCAGAtgaagagaaatgaaagagaagaaaggcCGTGTGACCTAAAAACCCTTCATTCCTTCCACCTGAGCTGTAAACTGACTCCAGCAGAGCACAAACAGCACAACAGGTCCAATCCTCTCAATCTGGGCACAAACACAGTTCTGTCACACAAGATGTGAAATGGCTGATCGTTTATCTGAAACACCTGCTATGATAAAATCATTCCACTCTTCATTTTTACAGTGCATTAGCACACCCTCGTAATGGAATGTGACCCACAAGGCCTGCATGAGTGAATAACGGCCTTCATTTGATGACAGTGCCTGCAGAAACACTTGGAGGTGTGCGCAGCTAGAACAGACACAATGGTATAACCGCTGTCAACTATAAATAGAAGGTGATCGTGAGACTGATAAAGACCTGGCTTCAAGCTGGAACAAGTATTTCCTGAAGGGTTCTGCTGTCTAGAGCCCGGATGGTGGACTTTGGGTCGTGGTTGTGGGAAGTTAAAACCAACATAAACGGGTCGAAGGCTGTaggaaatgatgatgatggaaatCCAGGATGAAAAACTACAATCTGTGTCAATTTGTGTTCAGATCTGCTGCATTATCCTGATTCTATCTGAAAGTAACTCCAAACACCCACCTGGGTCATCTTGGCCAGGTCCAGTGAAGGCCTCTGTTTGTGCGAGTCAGCCGGTCTTCTGCGTTTCATGCCAATCTTCTTTTCATTGAGGACGCACGGCTGCGAGCGACTGCGTGCGAGCCCTCCCTGCACACCCCGGCGCTCCAGCTCTGGGGTGGAGTCAGGCGAGCTGGGTGGCGAGGGTCCACGAGGCTCAGGGAAGCAGATCTGTTCGTGAGAGAGGTAGAGGGGCTGCGTCGGGTGCTCGGCGGACGGGGGCGTGGAAGAGGAAGGTGTCGGGCAGGTGAAGGCGGACGGGCAGGGGTGGCGCTGGGCGAAGCAGGGCAGTTCCAGGGTGTTGGAGCGGGCGGGCaggctgaagctggagctgCGCTGCATGAGCGGGAAGCCAAGCTGCGCATTCCCGACGCCACTTCCGCGCTGGACGCTGCCCCCACTGTGGCACCTCCTCTTCTCCACCATCGTCCAGACCCGAGAGCTTTGAGGGCGCCAGGTGGAACGCCAACCACCGAGCTCGTCGGAGCAAGACAGGGACCGGCACTGCCGTTTGCTGGGGGGCGCGTTGGAGTGTGAGGACGCCGCCTCAGTCAGGCTGAGGTCTTTCAACAAGCTGGTGATTGTGCTTGAAGTGGAGCCAACATCCCAATCCCAGTGGGCTGAACTTTTGTGCACCTCAGGCAGGACGTCCCACAGGTTCTCCAAGCTGGTTCCAACTGGCCTCTGCTGTATTTGACCCAACTCTCGCCACCGGCTTGTCTCTGCAGCAAGACACCAGATTCATATTACATTAAATAACCTTTAAGATTCTCACCTAAAATATAAGAAGCCACTGAAATCACTTTTGTCATTTACACTTTGTTTCAGGCTAGACAAAAGCAAAACCTGCAGTGGCTGAAGTTGGTATTAACTTCctgcttttcaaatttaaattttcatacCGGAGGTTTGCTGCATTGATATTAAAACCTGATGCGCAAACTTCTTCTAGAAGAACAGTTCACACAGGAAatgctaaaaaaacaaacaaacttttgcTTAGTGCCGAGGTTAGGTGTGGCGGCCTCGACACAGAACGCACCCATGACGTGGCCTCTGGTCTCTGTCTGTGTACTCTGTATTGACACTACTCATCGCTTTGTATAATTGGCACTAAAAATAAATCCTGTCCTCCAGGCGCTGTTTCGGTGTCAGACTGAATGCACGGCTGATCTGGGACGAGAGCCCAGCATCTAACCGACTCCAGCACACCTCGTCTCTACTGTAGCATGGCGTGATTAAACATCAATAACCCATCAAACATCCCAACGCAtcgtttgggtttttttttcttttaacaacagCTCCCCATCTGTCGCTGCTGATCGACTGCTCCAGCGCCATTGGCTAGCGCGGCGGGGGAGCTCTTGTTATTACCACAACAGAAACTCTCCAGGAGAGCTGAACGGGTCGGTCGACTCTGACTTTAACGTCTCAACGTCAAACATCTTTTCTTCTCCGCTGCGTACAAAATCCCCAGAATACCGATCTACAGTGGTACATTGAAGCATTCAGGAGTGCCATAAGATTCCTACTGATGAATAAGCTGCAAACGCACAGGTACAGAAGTATTCATCTTGGCAGAAACACCTGTCAGACATGTTTCACATGACGCTGTGTGACCATCGCCCGGGTGCAGCATAGGTCGGTATGCTGTCGGGGATTTCTCCACGAGAACACTGTCGTAAAAACCTCTGGAAGTACAAGTTATCTTGTTCTGCTTTTGATTGGTACGATAATACGGTACGGTTTCAAATCTAGACTTTAAAGTGACACATATCAACCTCATGTGTTTTAATGCGTATAAAGATGAGCCTCACCCGTGAGTCCACAAGAGAAAAGTGCCGTCCCCTGGCTCATGGTCTGCGTCTGGAACTGAAGagcaaaaaacatgaacatttttaaaactgacTTCTGTACATGTTTAGTGTCCTtttaaattacatgaaaatgaTAAATTTCCAAAAGACTGTTCTCAATATTTTGAGGAGTGGTTCTTCTATAAATGCCCCTGATTGATGCACTGCGTCGGAGCTCGATGACTTCATTTCACGTGGCTGAGAGGCCAAAGGAGGTTTCTACCGCATGCACGCTGATTAGAAAATGAGTCCGAGTCGCTGGGCTAGTGGAACAGAAATCCTCCATTGTGTTCTTGAGTGAAGTAAATGGAACACGGAGGATTCTAGAGCAGA is part of the Antennarius striatus isolate MH-2024 chromosome 21, ASM4005453v1, whole genome shotgun sequence genome and encodes:
- the fam53b gene encoding protein FAM53B — its product is MCIAMVIIYKKTLEKKGADDVTSKSTDLGPFQTQTMSQGTALFSCGLTETSRWRELGQIQQRPVGTSLENLWDVLPEVHKSSAHWDWDVGSTSSTITSLLKDLSLTEAASSHSNAPPSKRQCRSLSCSDELGGWRSTWRPQSSRVWTMVEKRRCHSGGSVQRGSGVGNAQLGFPLMQRSSSFSLPARSNTLELPCFAQRHPCPSAFTCPTPSSSTPPSAEHPTQPLYLSHEQICFPEPRGPSPPSSPDSTPELERRGVQGGLARSRSQPCVLNEKKIGMKRRRPADSHKQRPSLDLAKMTQKLRNFHSLSCPGITGEDDYESSQAFVILRNTDQCNTDNVSANRPDPEDDFQPRTKEGEIPRNVLSDPTIEEADWNSSDCGDLTPEVTNGKDSEPLWAGLCSMRKDVYQLGGELDIEQIERN